One genomic segment of Desulfatirhabdium butyrativorans DSM 18734 includes these proteins:
- the pgl gene encoding 6-phosphogluconolactonase produces MSGKPKIRIFPDRQQLALQVAACITRFARDTGRNGGRFSVALSGGSLLESLASGLLRAPCRDGIDWSMWRFFFADERLVPWDSPDSNFGAAKRMLLDHLPVHSGQVYPVPVWLEPEEAAKCYETDIRGVFAQTPAIIPQFDLILLGVGQDGHTASLFPGHSALREEKRLIVPVLDAPKYPPVRVTMSLPLIREARHVLVVATGAGKAEILGEVLGDGKEPSRFPAGMIQPLNGDWQWMIDRDAADRLLAEDVGVRARKSDCPCRHNGIE; encoded by the coding sequence GTGAGCGGAAAACCCAAAATCCGAATTTTTCCGGACCGGCAACAGCTTGCGTTGCAAGTGGCGGCTTGCATAACCCGGTTCGCCCGGGACACCGGCCGGAACGGAGGCCGTTTTTCGGTTGCCTTATCGGGTGGTTCGCTCCTGGAGTCTCTGGCTTCCGGTCTGCTGCGTGCGCCCTGCCGGGACGGGATCGATTGGTCCATGTGGCGGTTTTTTTTTGCGGATGAGCGCCTGGTGCCATGGGATAGCCCCGATTCCAATTTCGGCGCCGCAAAACGGATGCTCTTGGATCACTTGCCCGTTCATAGCGGGCAAGTGTATCCGGTACCGGTGTGGCTCGAACCGGAAGAAGCAGCAAAATGCTATGAAACGGACATCCGGGGAGTTTTTGCGCAAACGCCGGCCATCATTCCCCAATTCGATCTGATTTTGCTCGGCGTGGGACAGGACGGCCACACCGCCTCCTTGTTTCCGGGGCATTCGGCGCTTCGGGAAGAGAAACGTCTGATCGTCCCTGTGCTGGACGCACCGAAATATCCGCCGGTTCGCGTGACCATGAGCCTGCCGCTCATCCGTGAGGCGCGGCATGTCCTGGTTGTCGCAACCGGAGCCGGCAAGGCGGAAATCCTTGGGGAAGTTCTCGGAGACGGGAAAGAACCGTCCCGGTTTCCGGCCGGAATGATCCAACCGCTGAACGGAGATTGGCAATGGATGATCGATCGGGATGCAGCGGATCGGTTGCTTGCGGAGGATGTCGGCGTCCGTGCTCGGAAATCGGATTGTCCATGTAGACACAATGGCATCGAATGA
- a CDS encoding putative sulfate exporter family transporter: MAEKRWLTEDKLALIMGLFLFLLGTLNYLGLDVLGWSVKTNVWTSMEKILSPATGTYKSLNGVLSLIFTYVFITAFLAIGVKFLGADVPKFIRSFTVVFFISYVCWVVGHYAWIAATPDTRAKFHLTWSLGLTGEAGFILALIAGIIVGNFMPGISEKLKEALRPEMYIKIAIVIMGAELGVKSVDALGLASSVIFRGLCAIVEAYLIYWALVYFIARKYFKFSREWAAPLASGISICGVSAAIATGGAIRSRPVVPIMVSSLVVVFTCIEMLILPFVAQWGLSGEPMVAGAWMGLAVKSDGGAIASGAIADALIRAKVLADTGIQYQPGWITMAATTIKIFIDVFIGIWAFVLAMVWCTFMECAPGSRMKFSEVLDRFPRFVLGYVITFLVMLILCANGPELIKLGKATIAGTGIFRGIFFVLTFFTIGMVSNFKKLWAEGIGKLAAVYIVCLFGFIIWIGLFISWLFFHGVKPPIA; encoded by the coding sequence ATGGCTGAAAAACGATGGTTAACGGAGGACAAGCTCGCACTGATCATGGGATTGTTTCTGTTTCTGCTCGGCACGCTGAACTATCTGGGCCTGGATGTGCTGGGCTGGAGTGTGAAAACCAACGTGTGGACCAGCATGGAGAAGATACTGTCCCCCGCAACAGGCACCTATAAAAGCCTGAACGGGGTCTTGTCCCTGATTTTCACCTATGTCTTCATCACAGCCTTTCTGGCGATCGGCGTGAAATTTCTGGGTGCGGACGTACCCAAATTCATCCGATCCTTCACCGTGGTTTTTTTCATCAGCTATGTCTGCTGGGTGGTAGGCCATTATGCATGGATCGCCGCCACTCCCGATACCCGAGCCAAATTCCATTTGACCTGGTCGCTGGGTCTGACGGGTGAGGCCGGATTCATCCTGGCGCTTATCGCCGGGATCATCGTCGGCAATTTCATGCCCGGCATTTCGGAAAAACTCAAGGAAGCCCTGCGTCCGGAAATGTACATCAAGATCGCCATCGTCATCATGGGTGCCGAACTCGGCGTAAAGTCCGTCGATGCCCTGGGCCTGGCCTCATCGGTCATCTTCCGAGGGCTTTGCGCCATCGTGGAGGCCTATCTGATCTATTGGGCGCTGGTGTATTTCATCGCCCGCAAGTATTTCAAATTCAGCAGGGAATGGGCGGCCCCTCTGGCTTCGGGCATATCGATCTGTGGTGTTTCGGCAGCCATCGCCACAGGGGGTGCGATCCGTTCTCGACCCGTCGTCCCCATTATGGTATCCTCCCTCGTCGTGGTCTTTACCTGTATCGAGATGCTCATTCTGCCTTTCGTGGCCCAGTGGGGTCTCTCCGGTGAGCCCATGGTGGCAGGCGCCTGGATGGGATTGGCGGTTAAATCGGACGGCGGGGCCATTGCAAGCGGCGCCATAGCGGATGCGCTCATCCGGGCCAAGGTTCTGGCTGATACCGGTATTCAGTATCAACCCGGCTGGATCACCATGGCCGCCACCACCATCAAGATTTTTATCGATGTATTCATCGGTATCTGGGCCTTCGTGCTTGCCATGGTTTGGTGCACCTTCATGGAATGCGCCCCCGGTTCCCGCATGAAATTCAGCGAGGTGCTGGATCGTTTTCCGCGCTTTGTGCTTGGCTACGTTATCACCTTTCTGGTGATGCTGATCCTGTGCGCAAACGGACCGGAGCTCATCAAACTCGGTAAGGCAACCATCGCCGGAACAGGTATCTTCCGGGGCATTTTCTTCGTTCTAACCTTTTTCACGATCGGCATGGTGTCCAACTTCAAGAAGCTCTGGGCCGAGGGGATCGGGAAGCT